AGGCTGAGCCAGTCTCTTTATCCTGCACTGTTAGGACATGCACTTTAAACCCTTCagcctgtgctttttttctcctgcaacGCAATGGTCTAACTCCAATGGGGCTTGGACTCAAGGCACCTGTGCTTTGCTCATTGTCTGGATTTGGCACTCTCCTCAACCCTGCCCTTGCTGGCCAGCCTTTGGAAATAAGGCTTTGACCTTTGCTAAGCCACCGAGCGTGCTGCAGAACAATTTTTAACACTGTGTCTGCATTTTAGCACGTGCTTGAATGTAAACAGTATGGAAGACTTAGACAATACGGGCAGACCTGAGCTTCACAGTGGGCTTGAGCCTTTGCTTTAGTTGGTGCTGTAGATGTACTCAACATAACAATGGCTGTTAAGATCCTGCATTTGATAaactattgatttttttgtcctttatgtaatatttttacgtttatgtaaatatttatgtaatatttttaattttaaatacataacGGTTGATACATATGTATGGAAAATAACAAATACCTTAGctgacttatttttttctttttaaagggatGCTGTGATTAAATGCTTCTCATCCTGTCTAGGGTAAATTAAAACCAGGAACCACTGTATGCTTTAAAAGCtaacttttattcttctgtgaaTTTTGCTCGGAGAACTATACTTTTCCACTCATGAAATACCCAGTAACAACTTAgtattttccttgccttttgcATTTGGggaattaagtattttttactagaaaccattttaaaaataaattgggtGAGCTGTTTGTGTTTACCCTGGAACTTTTAGGctttttgtaacaaaaaagtacatttaaatACGTTGTGCAGAGTAGTCTTAAAACTACCTTGGATCCAGTAACACAGTTTATTCcccaggggaggcaggcagaTCTGGGTAGTATGCgtaaagattttatttacagttcTGTCAGAAATTTGCAATGTGCCGTTTATGTTTGTATATTATTCATTGTATGCTTTTCCAAAGACAGAGTTTTATAAACATTGTAAAGATGTGGTAAGTTATATGCTCCTTTGAAATGTCTATACATGTGCCTTATGGAAAAAGCTTTATGCGAATATGTGAAAGGTCTGTTTAAAGCTTGttggattttattaaaaagctgtattttaaacaatttcttttttttactttcctacTTAAATACTTTCTACTAAAAGAACTTATGGCTAATATATAAATGagatttgcaaaataaattcattttaaaggtgCCTGAACTATTTTATTTAGGAATCTGCTATAGAGGGCTGAAAGTTTCAGCATTACACTTgaataaatgtgaaaatgtattaaaaagtgGGATATGTATATGACTATATCCAAATGTGGTTATTAGATTTGCAGAAGTGACTTCAAAGCTTCTTTGTGTTAGGTTTAGACAAGCTGTTCATTCTGAGTTAAACCGATAACAGATTGGAGTAAAATACTCTAATACTTTGCCTAGCTTCAATAAGATGCtctcatttctatttttttgcaACTAAGTGCTATTCAGTTATTCAGGAGCAAAGTTAAATCCCTAGTGTTTGATGGCTGATAATGTATTGCAGGAGGTTCTTTTTAGCACAGGTTGGATGTGCTTGATTATTACATGTGGTCTAAACCCCACTtgatctggattttttttttttcccactaatCCACAAATAGAAAGAGGAATGGATTTGAAAAGACGTGAGCTGCGGcatcaggaagaggaaaaacccCGTGTTTTAGTATTCAGGGTTCAGGCTAAAGAGGTGAATTACAGGACGTTCCTGCTAAATCTCAGTGTATGTTGCACAAAATAGCAACGTGTTCTGGGGAAGCTGTATAAAGGATGACTGCACGATTTGGCAGCTAAACCGCCAACCAAGCCACCCCTTTTAACTGATTAGTAACAGTGAATTGCCAGTGAGGGGTCCTTCCTGCTGGTGGTAGGGGACCAGGCAgtcctgtccctgcagcaggctCTTGGGTGCGTTAGGACTGCTGCTGCGGTGAcagcttctccagctctgcccatCACAGCCCTTGGGTGCTGGTGCGCCCTTGGGTGAATTTTTAGTTCCTTCTAGTTTTCAGTTTGCATTGGAGATGAACTAGTATGTGCGTAGGTAGTGATGGATGTCACCCTGGAAATGACTGTCACTGCCTCCTCCCCAGGTGCTGCTACCGACCATGCGTGGCACTGGGGAGATCCTGTCCCGCTAGTCTGTGCTTCGGGACCAGGCAGTTGTGTGCTCCAGGGTTGGCTTTGCCCATCAACCACCAGTTCTGGTGCGCAATCACTGTCACTGTAATCTTTACTTAGAATGATATTAGTCATTCAGAtagctttttttattactattattatttatgtaaataaCAAGGTTGAGGCTCATCAGTTAACACTTAGTATTAGATCGCCAGAACAGAATGGGTTCAAGAACTGAAATCCAGAAGGTCCATGCACTGGTATGCTTTTATATGCACTTAGTCTGTTACATCATGTGCTTTcttatgtgttttttttcctctcctgaacGTTTAAGGAttgacttttttcctctgcatacAGAGCACACACACTGTGTTCTTTTGTCGGTATCTTTTGCTTCTTCGTATCCTATCTTTGTTTGCTGTGTATGAATATTCCAGCAAGTTCACAGCTGATGCATCCTCGTTGTATGACTCTGTGAAACCATAGATGTGAAGTTCTCTATGCCTGTGGATTGCATACATCTACCCATCTTTTGATAAAATTCTTGCACCCTAATAAAAATAGTACTTTGAAGTAAAATCTCTGGAAATTCTGTGCTGTGGCTTTTTAGACAAAATTTTTGAGTGGTAGTAATCTTGGATTCATAGGAAATGCATGCTTATCTCTGTTATTGTTTAGGGTACTTCAAAAGGTAGGAAATGACTGCCttcctcctcaaaaaaaaaaaggggggggggggagcccgaTGCCCCAGTGCCGATGCCTCAGTTACAGAGGAATTGAGGCTAGGACTGGACTGGGCTCTTGGTTACCAAGCCAGGCTGCTCTTGTCCTCAGCGTGGCCCTTAGGGCAGTTCAGGTAGCCAAGGAGCTCAAAATGCCACTCACTGCTGTTTTGGAGGTGGCGTGAGGGCGCTGGTGCAGCGCGGCGGCGCAGCCGGCCCTTTCCCGCTCGGACGCCTGAGGCCTGTGGGAGGAGGTGcgagcccgcccgccccggggccggggcccggccgcaCGCTGCCGGCGGTGAAGGGCCGGGCCGGGtcgggccgggcgggcggcgaagggcggcggcggcccgggaggGCGAAGGGCGGAGGGCTCCCGGCGCGACCCCGTCCCATCCCGCgcgcccccccgcgccgggaGAGGGTGTTCCCGGGGCGGGCGaagggcggggaggggggcgggtTGTCGAGGGGGAAAGGCAGCGGCTGCAGGCGCAGCCGGCCCacgccccgcgctgccgccgccgccggccgggggctCCCGCTCCGGCTCTCGCcatggggctgcagccccggcgcgcagcggggccctgcccgccggcggGGAGATGCGCCGCCCTGCCCGCGGCGCGCACCGGGCCGGCCTGGGCCCGCAGCGAGGAGCCGGAGGGGGCTCCCGGCCGCACCGCGTCCCTGCCGCCCATcctgccggccgccgccgcttcccccgTCGCCGCCCGGGCGCAGCCCAAGAAGCCGGCGGCGGCCCCCAAGAAGGCGGCGCCCCGACCCGCGGAGGAGACGGCGGCGAGGAAGGCGCGGGGGGCGCCCCCGGAGCGGGCGGGCCCGCTCTCCAGCTCCtggccccgctcctccccgcaGCGGCAGCCGCCGCGGAGGCCGCCGGCCgagcggggagcgcggccccagcccgccccgccgcagccgcggggccgcccgggggcggcgggggcgagcAGCCGCTCCTGCGAGAGcctcggcggggcggcgggggaggcggcgctGCGCCTCTCGCTGCGCCTGCCCCCGGAGGCCGTGCGGCTGCTGCAGCGCCGGAGCCTGGAGCGGCAGCGGGGGCagcccgcgcccccccccggcggcagagcggccccggcgcggcgcggcgcccgggcgggcggcggcggcgacctGCGCGCCCTCCTGAAGATTTCGCTGCTCAACGACAGGCACCGCTACGACGACGAGGAGtacgaggaggaggaggaggcgggggcggcggtggACGAGGGGCTGGTGCGGAAATGCACCGAGTGGCTGCGCGGCGTGGAGAGCGCGGCCGGCCGCGACCGCCCCGACCGGCTGGAGACGCTGCCGCACCTGGGCACCCTCTgagccccgccggggcggcgcgcagcgcggccggggggcggcccgCGGGGGGCCCCCCGCGCTCCCTAGCTGTTGCGTCCTTTGTGGCGTCGGCCGCGCccggggggagccggcgggcggcggggagggccgggcggcggcggggcccagGGCCCGGAGCCGGCCCCCGGGGCGGTGCCGCCGCCGGGGCGAGGGACAAAGGAGCGgcgccgcctccgcccgccgctgccccggcgctgggggggcgaggggccggCTGTGGGCGTcctgccttccccccgccccgctccttTTTTAAGACTTCTGACCACTTCGTGAGATGTGCGTGATGGTTTTGTATACTTGTACATAAaagctcatttttatttatttgaataaacGACTCAGCTTGGCTGTTGCGGTCGCCTCCGCAGCTTCGCGTTGGGCTGTTCCTGCTCCGCCTGCGGTGGTCGCGGGGGTTTTGCTGCGTGGGGGCCGCGGGACCCCCCTGCAGGGGGGCGCAGCGCCGGCCtcagcggggcgaggggcgcgggagggcggcagcgggggcagacggggcgaccccccccccccgccgggtcCCTGCCGAGGGGAGGGGGCGAcggcggcggggagcagccccccggggGGAGCCCCAGGCGGGAGGAGGACGGGGCAGAGGCTGCTCCGCTCCCCCGGGGCCGCGTCCGCGCCGGtaaagagggggggggggtggtctGTGCGTGGGGTGCGTGAttccccccctccgcccccccggGCGGTAATTCAGACCCTTTCGAGCTGCTGCCAATGTGCGGGGGCGGGAGGCAGCGGCCGCGTCCTTTGTCAGCGGTCCCGGCGggtccccggcccccccccgggaccccccggaccccccgggCCCCCGGCCGCAGGCGGTGGCCGTACCTGGTGCTCGCCAGAGCCCTGcgtgtttggggggggggcgggaggaggcgaGCGTAGGGAAATTGCGGGTGGAAAGGAGAAGGTGAATGTTAGCGGGCTCACGGCTGCTGTCTCGGCGGCTGATTGCGGCGCTCGTATGGTTGGTATCCAACTTCTCGGAACAAAAGACCTGAATATTGATTATGGTACGgtaaacattttgcaaatgaatgTTTGGACCTGTAGGGACACGTTAAGTTGAATTTACTTAGCAGGCTGAAACACAGTTTAGTGCCACAAATTGGGAATTACACGTTTCGCATAGATGTCAGTTGTTGACACCAAGTGATGTCTGTGTTGACTGTTCCGTTAAATCGCGGGAGATAAACCTTTCTATAGATTAGTTGCATGAAGTAGTCATGTGCTGCATTTTGTACAGTATTTCCCTTCGCTCCAGGTTTGTTCAAACGCTttttgcccatttttttttccccctgaaactTCAAGAATGACAGGGGAGGTGCTTTGAGACAATAGTTATTTATTAAATGCATCGGTACTGccattgaaaaaataatgaaccAATATAATGCATATGTGAAATAGCTATGTTCAAAAGCccagagagaaaagagcatGGGGCGCGAGAATGTATGGACAATAATTCTATTTCATTTAAGCAAATGTAGAGAGTCATTTGTAGCGCTAGCTGTGAAACACATCCGTCGTCTTATCATTTTAACTGAGTTTGCATGTCGTTCTGCTGTATTCATCAATTTTCAGTAACATCTTCAAGCAGATCTGCCTTAACAACTGAAAATTTCCTGCTCAATTTAATTTATGCGGGATTGATATCAGACCCACCCTGgggcttccctccctcccccttctaGCAATGAGGAAGATGGTAGTAGTTGAGCTGTAGCTGAATTTTCCTCTTCGTGTCTCTTTTGGGAATGCGAGTTTATAAAGGAGCATCCTGGACTCTCGCAAATCTTGTTCCTTAGAACTGCTCCATGCTTTCCTATCGACTATAATCAGTATCTCCAGTTGCAACAAAAAGTCATTCACTCATTAAAGGCTAAGGTATCATAAAGCTTACTTGTGAGACTGAAAGCTGCTTTGTTCAGAGTCTGAAGTGCAGCACAAAATTCAATAAATTTGAGTGCACAACAGCAGCACGACTtgggagggggggcaggggaaggaattGAATGGGGACTGCCAAGTTTGACAAAGGAGGAGCCTGCCCAATGTATGCTGGAAAGAAGTATTTGCCCAAAGCGTGCTAGAAAGAAGCATTTGAGAACTCGGGAACTGCCTGgatagatcttttttttttccccccctaaagAACTAATTTGAACAAAGATACCCAGAGATCATGCAGCTAAGATCTCCTGTGTTAGTCATCATACATGTCAATTGGAAGTAGGCCTGAGATGGGCTCATCCTGAGATCAGGATATGCAGTCTTGATTTTGGGCTGGACATTAAGAGCCACTGGGCTCTATGGAGTCGCGTAACTAATGTCTGCTTGGAACAGTACCTCCTTCCCTAAACATTAACAAAAAGATTTATTGTTTTCAGTATTCGGTATCTTTCCTGTTCTCTTTTGGCAATAAGTGATGCCCCTAGTGTTCTGAATACTTGCATCTGAAATGCCCATAAGTCTTCCAAGAGATAttagaaaagacagaggaagtTGCTTCCTATATACTACCAGTAAGTGCTGTTAATTTCGCATGTAGCTTACCTCTCggtattttttcagttaaaaagacGACTGATGGATTCTAGTAGCCAAAACTTGTGGGTAAATTAGACctaataaaaatgcttatttacTTCATTAATATGTGGTATAATGGACGTCTGAGCCCAGTGACaggcttcagaagaaaaatgcttgtgGAGATTCAGCCAGCAGTAAGTCATGGCATTTGCATGTGCGCGGTGTCGCTACTGCTATCTGAGATCCATTGTTtaatttgtcctggtttcggctgggatagagttaattttcttcctaacagcaggcatagtgctgtgttttggatttagtaggagaagaatgttgataacaggctgatgtttttagttgttgctgagtactgcttatgctagtcaaggactttttcagcttcccatgctctgccaggcgcacaagaaactgggagggggcacagccagaatagttgatccaaactgaccaaagggctattccataccatatgacgtcatgctcagtatataaactgggggagttggccggggagcagcgatcgctgctcgggaactgtctgggtatcggtcggcgggtggtgagcaattgcattgtgcatcacttgcttcgtgtatcattattattattatcattattatactgttactattagcattactattttactttatttcaattattaaactgttcttatctcagcccaggagtgtttctcactcttactcctccaattctctcccccatcccatcggggtagggggagtgagcgagcggctgcgtggtgcttagttgctggctggggctaaaccacgacagtcctttttggcgcccaacgtggggcttgagataacaacagattaatcagagtgtattaaggagtctgttaacagttgccggtcacgatattagttcttctgatctgcaccatgttcttttttttgcagcacgcgttaaagcttgctgtcagtttgtgtagtgtgctctgctctgcagtgattcatgatcttttgcttgggaggctccttatcaaaaccctgaccttgagcattctttggtatttgggtttcatacagaagtcactactgtacttcgggtactacctcatagagagagttagcaattatacttcttactctgagaggcttgttgtggaggaaatacagaatggcacctttgctgctttcttctatgatgtttcctccttcattacaacaactttcctgtatcttgaacacccctgggcagttaagatacttctattgataattcttgggaatgttgtttccattttgataaaggtcagtaagcagtttaaaaataccatccagagatctaccccaaggctggatagttatgagtggcagggtgtgtgggatcgtatgcgcaagtacctagggcagtggggacctccagtgttttggaacttcacccctgaacaagtgcagaatcctgaagaattagtaaagtatttggaagaagtatgttgtcaccctggtagctccagagagacacaaatcattgcaacatgctggggactggcccatgcctatcgagccgtggtcaacgctaatcagtaccctcaaaagaaagagaaggtctctggatctgatgacaaaacaacaagcactgtggctactcaaacccccactacaggccctgcggctactccaacccccactacaggccttgcagctactcaaacccctgccccaggcactgtggctactccagccacagccatgagcactgcggctactcaaaccccagtgacagacactgtggctaaaccagagaaccaacctgcgccggtatcagttgcccctatacagaagaaaaaatacacgaggaaatcagttcgtttagtaagggatgaagatgaaccagggccatcacgagaaccagaggaggaagaacccataaatgagatggtgaccacccgatccctatccctgagtgagctgcgagatatgcgaaaagattttggtcgtcatccaggcgagcacatcatcacctggctgctccgatgctgggataacggggccagtagcctggatttagagggtagggaagccaagcagctgggatccctttccagggaagggggcattgacaaagcaattggaaaaggggcaaaaccgctcagcctctggaggcgacttctgtcaagcgtgaaggaaaggtatcccttcaaggaggatgttttataccgcccaagcaaatggaccaccgtagagaaaggtatccagtacctgagggaattaggcgtgctggaggtgatttacagtgacctgaatgatgagcggttaaccaaagacccagatgaagtcaggtgcacacaatccatgtggcggaaggtggtacggagcgcaccagcatcgtattccaactcgttggcaatactagcctggaaagacgacgaggcaccaacggtggatgaagtggctagacaactccgggactacgaagaaaagctctcttcctccctacgggcctgtgtctcggctgtggaaaaactgtctgaaaaaatatgccaagagttccaacaactcagagaggatctgtcctactccccacctgcacggaccagtgtctcagccattaggagtcaacgtccctatgctcaagagagaggatatagaggatacacaccacggggcaccctgtggttttacctgcgtgattatggagaggacatgagaaagtgggatggaaaacccacctcaaccttagaggcacgggtgcgtgaattgcaaggaaaaactattagaaaaggcggttctcccaggaaaattgcagctccagtttccagtgagcagttcccgagacagagtaagagggctaattttacttccgaccttgatcagggaacttttgattcacatttacaggaagtgaacaacgaatactgtgaccagtgttagaggggccctgcctccagccaggtggaggaaagggacaaccgggtttactggactgtgtggattcgatggcctggaacgtcagacccacaggagtataaggctctagtggacactggtgcacagtgcacgctaatgccatcaaactatagaggggcagaacccatttgtatttctggagtgacagggggatcccaacagctaactgtactggaagctgaagtgagcctaactgggaatgagtggcaaaagcaccccattgtgactggcccagatgctccgtgcatccttggcatagactacctcaggagagggtatttcaaggacccaaaagggtaccggtgggcttttggtatagctgctttggagacagaggaaattaaacagttgtccaccttgcccggtctctcagaggacccttcaattgtagggttgctgaaggttgaggaacaacaggtgccgattgctaccacaactgtgcacaggcggcaatatcgcaccaaccgagactccctgattcccatccataacctgattcgtcgactggagagccagggagtgatcagcaagactcgctcaccctttaacagtcccatatggccagtgcggaagtctaatggggagtggagactaacagtggactatcgtggcctgaacgaagttacaccgccgctgagtgctgccgtgccagacatgctagaacttcaatatgaactggagtcaaaggcagctaagtggtatgccacaattgatattgctaatgcatttttctccatccctttggcagcagagtgcagaccccagtttgcttttacctggaggggtgttcagtacacctggaaccgactgccccaggggtggaagcacagccccaccatttgccatggactgatccagacagcactggaacagggtgaagctccagaacatctgcagtacattgatgacatcattgtgtggggcaatacagcagaagaagtttttgagaagggaaagaaaatagtccaaatccttctgaaggctggttttgccataaaacagagtaaggtcaaggggcctgcacaggagatccagtttttag
This genomic interval from Pelecanus crispus isolate bPelCri1 chromosome 3, bPelCri1.pri, whole genome shotgun sequence contains the following:
- the PRR18 gene encoding proline-rich protein 18 yields the protein MGLQPRRAAGPCPPAGRCAALPAARTGPAWARSEEPEGAPGRTASLPPILPAAAASPVAARAQPKKPAAAPKKAAPRPAEETAARKARGAPPERAGPLSSSWPRSSPQRQPPRRPPAERGARPQPAPPQPRGRPGAAGASSRSCESLGGAAGEAALRLSLRLPPEAVRLLQRRSLERQRGQPAPPPGGRAAPARRGARAGGGGDLRALLKISLLNDRHRYDDEEYEEEEEAGAAVDEGLVRKCTEWLRGVESAAGRDRPDRLETLPHLGTL